CCAGTAGTGGATGAAATCTTTAGGACGGTGGTGACAATGTACACATAGGACGTCACAATTATAATAAAAGGGCAAAATCCATTTAAAATTCCAATGATAAAAATCTCAATATAAATGATGGTTGTGTCAGAGCAGGAGAGCTGCATTATGGGTTTAAAATCACAGTAAAAATGGTCAATAATGTGCGGTCCACAGAAATGCAAATTATAGATAGTAATTACATACATCAACATCACCAGAAAACCAACCAACCAAATGATATTTGCAGATGTCACACAAAACCTATGATTCATGATAGAATGATAACGAAGGGGGTTACAGACGGCCACATAACGGTCATAAGACATCACTGAGAGTAGAAGACATTCAGAGCAGTCTGATATGACAAAGATAGAAAACTGAATAATGCAGCCAATGAGAGTCATCATACTTTCTCCATAAAGAATAGTTTGAAGAAGAATGGGCACAATATCTGTAGTCAGCAGGATGTCAAAGATCGACAACTGAGTAATGAAAAAGTACATGGGGCACTTAAGAGTTTTACTCAGTAGATATAGGGTGATGATGAGGAGGTTTCCTGAAATAGTCCCACAATATACAAGCACCAGTAGTAAGAAGAATGGGATTTTGTAGTTTTGGAGATTTGATAATCCCAGAAGAATAATTGAGGTGACATTATTTGTAAGTTTTGcctgaagaaaaaataaatacaaaatgtaaaacaaataaTTTTGCAAGTCACGCCTCATGGGGCATACTATGACTTACAAATACTTTTGATAATATGATAACCACAGTATTCCATGAGGCCATAATGCATCACCCTACAGTACTCCTTCAATTTCATAAGAGGTTTTTCCagctttcatatttttttttaaattattctagGATGTCAGGCCCCAAACCAGGAGCTCAAATGTTCCAAGCGACAGCTCCAACTGCTAAGCTATCCTGCCATCTGGATATCTCCCCTGCTGGACTTAGCCATGTTCCTGGACTTAGCCATGTACTCCTGGCCTGGATTCCTGTCTTGGCTCCCGTCCTGCTCCTCATTGAGCAAACTTGTACTCCCTGACAAAAGACGAGCTCCTCTATCTATCTGAATCTCCGTACCTGCGAACCGCTACCAACTGTTACTGAGTCCTGGCTTCCTTCTGACAATGCAACCTGCTTGCTCCCTTGTACTGCAACCAATATACCTGTTACCGACTCCTGGCTTCTGCTGATGGGCCAGAAGAAAACTCTCGGGAGCCAGACCAAAATGAAATGCTCTAAGGCTCATGGGGGAGTTCCACAAGAGGTATCTGGGAAAACCAGACCCTGCAATGCAGGGAGGCTATCCTAAGGAGGGAATACCAtcagggctcgaacccaggaGCTGATGTGTTCCAAGCGGCAGTCTAGCTGCTCTATCTATCTGATTCTCCATGCCTGCAAACTGCTACCACCTATTACCAACTCCTGGCTTCCCTCTGACAAAGCTACCGGCTTACTCCCTTGTACTGCAACCGATACCActcctggcttcccctgacttccCCTGACTACACTCTCTATCTGCTTCGGTTACAAAACAAAAGGATCCAACCCAAAACCAAACAGTTTACACAGAATTTGTATCAATATGGCGAGTCCAGCAAAGCAATATGAATATAAAAATGTTCTcaaaatttttttcttgcacctCTTCTGATTTAAGAAGCTCTATGTATAAAACTCAAAGCCCAGTTATGAAGAATCAGACTTCTTCGGCTACTGTAGAATCACATGTGGAAGATTTGGTGTTTAAAGTTTCTTCATTTGATCCAAACATTTGAATAGTACTTTCAGGAACATGTTGCAGAATAACGATATTCAGATATCTGAAGCACATGTTTGGATATAGAAATTTCTGTAATGATTTTGGCTCATGTGAATTATGCTGCATGCTCATATCAGCTTTATAAGCTTCCATTAGGAGTTTTGCCATTGCTGCATTATTCTTTCCatcaaaacaaaacacaaaaaattaTTGAAACCTAACTGAGTCCATTGCAGCTCAGTTAGTTGTCGCTTAGATATGTTGTATGATGGATTTGGCATGACTTCATAGGTTCCACAATAAACTAAAGTTAGGATTCAAGTGTTTGAATTAAAAATTTTAATGATTTGCTAAGTTTCCATAGCACCCAACAGCTAAATTTTTAGTTTGCATTCCCAGAGCCTAACTCAAATCACTGAAAAAGGCAAAAACTGTACAATACAGTTCAGTttaaaaaattcataaaaaataCTTTATATTGTATTATAAATTAGTTGATAATTAAACAatcaattatatatttattttctaaATATATTACCACCAGAATTGTTGaataatgtaataatgtaaaaaataacacagctcataacataaaaaagGCCCTGAGAAATCAGCAGATTttgcttccccccctcccccccccccccccccattctggctcttcaataaaaattaataaaggtCGATCAGGAAAATATATTTACAAAATGGTGCAAATAAAGCACAAACATTATCCTACAAAGAACAAGCCCCGATTtgccatcaacagaaaaatatttctttttGAAATACATAGAAATTATTAGAATTTCCATAAAAAGTAATTTTATTATGTGAAGGCACTAATATAGAATAGAACTGCATACATATGTAGCACACTTTAACCAACGTTGTTAACTTGTTGCAATaatttatcttaacacaacaaaaatcattgaaaagatattgaaaaagtaagaaacattttagtgccacCGTTTCTTTAAACTTTGTTACATTTGTAGATTTAGAATTTCTTTATTTGTACAAACCGCATAGAATAACGTTATTTTTACCACACAGTAAACACCATGAAGAATAATAGGGAAATTGCTTTTTTCCTCCTCAATAGTAAAATTTTAACAATAAATATATGTACCCCCTGATCGTGGCATTAAGAATACAAGAAATGAGttaagaaacaagccctcatacagtgacagcaaccaaataaaaaaatccattatggcTGTTGGAATGTGACAATAATTTAAAGAAATGCACAGTCCATAATGTTTATAATAAGTGGTCCTTAAGCGGTTAATATTTAAAATCAGGAATGGAAAAAGGACTCCAGCTCTTCTTCCAGCTTTCCATCTTGGAGACTTTTTCTccatctaagggcgcccacccactggcgattttttttcctttgcgttttgcgttttttctcaagggcaattagtattgaatgtactcctgtccactggcgttttttttttcggtccgttgcaatttttaacataggaactgtcagttgcatatgtgtccttatttttctcttaatgcacccatgaatgtcaatggaaattaacggaaaaggcgcgaaaatgccgcgaaaaagccgcagaaaacactgcgtttttcacgcacgaaaatcgcaaacgccagtgggtgggcgcccttactgtaCATAAGAAATAATAATGCAGGGTTATTAAAAAAGAGCAAATATGGGGATgtaattacaaacaaactacaaaagacaggtacagAATCTGCACACCACTGAAAAGACGAaggttcaacatttttatgacATACTAGTAAATTCTATTTTCTGCCACACCACATGACTGTTGCTTGTTGTGTACAGTTGGTAATtcaatccccaaatctgctccttcatATTGAATAACCATGGTATTTACCATAATTGAAGGACACTTCCAGACATTTATCTGCAACTCATTTTGTATCCGTGGCTTTTCCTTGCGACTTTGGTAAGAAATAGAAAAGCCAAACAATGGCTGTGTGACCACCTCAGCAATGCTACACCTGCCTAGTAACATGAGTACTTACTTCAGCATATTCCAGGTTGTGTATGGTCTCCATAGGTGCGGTCTCTGTGTTAGCGTAACATAACGTATAATGTTACATTCACCTCTGATCTTATCTTCTTAGACCAGATGTATTACCCGAAAACATTGCGGTATAAAAGAGTGCAGCCAGAAAGTAAGCAGATAGTGCAGAACAGCATATCAAGCAGTTAGGACATTCCCAAATAAGAGCTTTATAGCTTCAATTCTAGAAGCTCCGATAGCTAATAAGTCCAAAGAGAGATCCTCCACCATCCCCTGAGCTCCTGGGTAGTATGTGTCTATGGAGATACAATCTCCTGTGGATTTATATCTATTGTTTTTTAATTAGTAACATCAGATTCCATTTCTGTGCAGCTACCGAAATATGAAAAGCAAAATAAGTCAGTATATATTGCAGGGGTGCACTGCAGAGAGTGGCCTTTAGGGGGCAACTGacagtcagtctggtgcctgagacaaggggaaaacacccacaggtgtggtcagtaaggAGGATAAAGGTGTTTGTTCCAGCTGCAGTTAGAggtgaagtgggctgcaagctagacaggtccagtgagagggacctgggttgTGAACCAGACAGGTCCaatgagagggacctgggctgtgggAGCTCAAAAACGCAGGTGAAAATGCAGACAGCCTCTAGAAGTATGGAGGAATTGCTGAGGCAATTAATACAGGAGAAGGTGCAGCAACAGGAGACCATGGCTTAGCAGCAGAAAGCCCATGTAGAGGCTATGCAAGTGCAGCTGGAGCGAAAGGCAACTCCTAATGAAGcagttggctgcactgacagagtcAGTCAGAGCTAAAGAGAAAATAGCACCTCCAAGCCAAAGGGAGACTTTTTAAGGAGAATGAGCACCTCGTAAGAGAAACTGAAGCTGATCACAGGGcgttatgggggaaaaaaacccatAGGTGTGAACAAGGCTTTAAAAAGTTGAAGACACAGTCAGCAAAGAGAAATTCTGAATGGGAAGTTCAGATAAATCAGCTCAAAgaaaagctggaaatggagaaagctgcttgcagcaaAGCAGAGAAGCAAGCGGAGGTATTCAGAAGCATACTGGACTTTAAGAAAGCCCAAGAAGCTCGTCAGGAGCAGGTGCTGACCCAGCTACAGAtaagcagggatgaagaaatagaACTATATGAAGCTCAGATCCAGAACCTTAAGCAGACTCATGCGCTAGCTAAGAGCGAACTGTCCAAATGGTTAGAGCAAGCAGAAAAGATGAATGAAACCTTGGAAGAGGTCAAACAGTCTGTGGAAGTCAAGTGTACTGAGCTTATCCATAAGCTGAAGGttcttttgcaagctaagcaaGAGTCTGACTGCAAGAGaaatacagtagagatgcagcttcaagagctacaaataaaagtaactgaaggtgacagtgtgcagacagcgttgtctgagcagCTGAGCATGCTACAGGTGGAGtaggaagctcagagtgaagtgTCCCAGAAGTTACtgaagagacgcagcagaggcttggtctcatTGCAGAGCTGAagactatgcaagatgagaaaaatgtgttcctcaagcaggtagaggaagatgtagaagctaagagaaactcatcagagcagattgcaacacttcaggctgaggtggtggatctgaaagatagactggagaagagtgctgtgtgTTTGggttctgtggaagagcagaaaatagaaatacaaggagaattagaaactacaaggcagcagtgtgaagagaaAA
The nucleotide sequence above comes from Eleutherodactylus coqui strain aEleCoq1 chromosome 2, aEleCoq1.hap1, whole genome shotgun sequence. Encoded proteins:
- the LOC136610436 gene encoding olfactory receptor 5V1-like yields the protein METIHNLEYAEAKLTNNVTSIILLGLSNLQNYKIPFFLLLVLVYCGTISGNLLIITLYLLSKTLKCPMYFFITQLSIFDILLTTDIVPILLQTILYGESMMTLIGCIIQFSIFVISDCSECLLLSVMSYDRYVAVCNPLRYHSIMNHRFCVTSANIIWLVGFLVMLMYVITIYNLHFCGPHIIDHFYCDFKPIMQLSCSDTTIIYIEIFIIGILNGFCPFIIIVTSYVYIVTTVLKISSTTGRHKAFSTCSSHLIVVSLLYGTLLIVYLFPIREKSLTLSKVLSLSYTVLTPLLNPIIYTLRNKDFKEALHKITFPLI